A DNA window from Brassica napus cultivar Da-Ae chromosome A4, Da-Ae, whole genome shotgun sequence contains the following coding sequences:
- the LOC111213648 gene encoding probable non-specific lipid-transfer protein AKCS9 yields the protein MNTSNPNLTNTSIKRPKKIKAKKSLLVHKKKSLLGFHDMKFTTLMVITLVIIAMSSPVPIRATTVESFGEVAQSCVVTELAPCLPAMTTAGDPTTECCDKLVEQKPCLCGYIRNPAYSMYVTSPNGRKVLDFCKVPFPSC from the coding sequence ATGAATACCTCAAATCCCAATCTCACAAATACTTCAATAAaaagaccaaaaaaaattaaagcaaagAAAAGCCTTcttgtgcacaaaaaaaaaagccttCTAGGTTTTCACGACATGAAGTTCACTACTCTAATGGTCATCACATTGGTGATAATCGCCATGTCGTCTCCTGTTCCAATTAGAGCAACCACGGTTGAAAGTTTCGGAGAAGTGGCACAATCGTGTGTTGTGACAGAACTCGCCCCATGCTTACCAGCAATGACCACGGCAGGAGACCCGACTACAGAATGCTGCGACAAACTAGTAGAGCAGAAACCATGTCTTTGTGGTTATATTCGAAACCCAGCCTATAGTATGTATGTTACTTCTCCAAACGGTCGCAAAGTCTTAGATTTTTGTAAGGTTCCTTTTCCTAGTTGTTAA